The window ggaaaataacatACCTTTCCATCTCTATTCAAGTCTAGgattggggcacatttaaaaataataactattcaAAAGTTTtgctaataaaacaaacaaacaaataaaaaaggtttgTCTACCTCTGGTCACCTACCTTCGCCATGGAACCCACCGGCAGACGTAATtaaatgaggattttttttcttctttgctgcaTCTCAGATCACTGTATTAATGAAGCGTGACTCCCACCTGCTCCGAATAGATGTATTCCAGGAccaaaggaaggggaggggccgTTCCACAGCTTTTGCTTTGTTGGtgatttctttttgtctcttcaGGGACCTCACAGGGAGGCAGGGGCCCTGGACCCTGATTATCCTCTGCCAGAAAGACACATGTGGCCAAAGATGAATCTCGGACAAGTAGCCGCCGGCGACTTGAACCATGGAGACACGGGGCGGTGGTGAGATGGAAATCACCCCATTCGAGTTCCTTCACCGCCACATTCAGTTGTTGAAAACCAACCGTGAACTTCTGGTCACGCACATCCGCAACACCCAGTGTCTGGTGGACAACCTGCTGCAGAATGACTACTTCTCGGCTGAGGACGCGGAGATCGTGGGTGCCTGCCCCACGCAGCCTGACAAGGTGCCGGTGGCCGGCAGCGGCCTCGGCGGGATGGGGGGCTTGGTAGCCAAAAGGGGCTTCTCCCAGTCCACCTAAGAGGAGAGCATTGGGCGTTCACTACATCGGGCAGGACTTCCTATGGGGACCGTTTCTAGAACCCAAAGGCTTGAGTGAGGGGCTCATGACACAATCACGTGCTGTAACCTCTGTGTTCGTGTCCAGAGCAGACTCACAGGCCTCTCCTGCCTGTGTGCGCGCAGGGGTTCCACAATGCCCCAATGTTAGAGTCACTTtgagcagggaggaagaggaaaacgAGCGTAGAACCCTCGCAGCCACGCTCATCCAGGGCCTCTAAAGGCCGGGCCGCTGCGCGCTGCTGGTAAGAGTGAGCGTGGCGCTCTGGTCTGGGCACGCCTGCATCCAATGGAGAACTCTCCCCCGTCCCCTGTGGGAAGTCTTACCAGCCCTCAGTTTCACTCCACCTTTGTGTCATCTTCTGAAAAATGAAACTGGCAAGACCCAAAACTCCTTCCTGCTTAGGGGAGTGACAGACCTGTCTGTTCCGTGATCCTGCTGGGCTCAGACCAGAAGGGTTTCTAGGGAAAGCATCGTAGCTCATTCTTGTCATGTTTCCCCTATGTTTTTAATAGTACGTTGCCTTTTATAAAAAGCTTTAAATTACTACACGGGGGTCTGTTTTCCCCTTGCTGAGTGGCCCAGTACCCCCCTCATATGCCTAAGGGGGGACTTTCTCCCCTCCGCGCTCACTCCTGGAGAGTGATAGTGTTACtctaaaggagagaaaaggagacacGGAAAATTCCAGAGGTGGGCACGGCTCTCTTTGTGAGTCGGACTTTATCTTTAGGCTCCTGGAAGCCTCCTGGTTTCTTGGAGCtgtgtggtttcatttctgcctAAGGTAGAGTCTGGCCTTCGACGCACAGCCTCTCactctggctgggtggctggtCTGGTTCTAGGCTGCAGTCAGAGCTTGGAGCCCCGCAGTGGGGGGGACACGGAGAGCCAGTCTCATGCCCTCATGCTGTGCCGCCACCAGGTCCGCAAAGTTCTGGACCTGGTGCAGAGCAAAGGCGAGGAGGTGTCCGAGTTCTTCCTGTACGTCCTCCAGAAGCTGGCAGATGCTTACGTGgacctcaggccctggctgtcGGAGATCGGCTTCTCCCCCTCTGAGCTCATTCGGAGCAAAGCTGTTGTCAACACTGACCCAGGTACAAGCCCGCCCCGGGGGGGACTGCAGACACCAGGCAGACAAGGCCCTGGCGTTTGGAAATGCTGTAGCAAGTAGGCTCATGAGGACATGCAGCTGTCCCACCACGGCCAGCCCTGCAGCCCAGGGGACTGGCACTGCAATGCCTGCACGTGGCGGGCCTGCTTTATGTAGCGCCCGTGGGCGGGGGGAAGGGCTTCTCTCCTGACTTCTTGCTCGCTTCCTGTTCCGACTTATGTAGATATTCTCATGGTGGCACAAATTCAAGgttgcatttttttccccctttgaagAATCTTTTTCAGATTTGATTTCAGGCAAAGTATTCTTCGGTCACCACTGACTGCCAGTCCTTATTTCCAAAGCACCATGGCGCCCCATTAGTCAATAAATTAGTTCAACAGGGATTGATGTGCCTAGGCACTGTGCTGGGAGCCAGGGGTCCAGTGCCCGAAGAGAGGGCGACAGTGAACCGTCACACACACATATCAGTGCAGATGGTGACAAGGACAGCAGCAGCTCAGGGTGCTGCTGGAGCCCATGCTTGGCCCGCAgctggtctgcggcctggggctCTGCTTCCGGAGCTGTGGCCTCTTCCCGCTGAGATTGCTGGTGGCAACATACTAGCCCCAAAGTCCTACactctgacttttatttatttatttatttatttttaaatttttttttcaaagattttatttattcattatagagaggggagagagagagagagagagagagagaagggagggaggagctggaagcatcaactcccatatgtgccttgaccaggcaagcccagggttttgaaccggcaacctcagcgtttccagattgatgctttatccactgcgccaccacaggtcaggctacactctGACTTTTAAAGAATCCAGTTTGACCTTAAAAACaaaggacagccctggccggttggctcagcggtagagcgtcggcctagcgtgcggaggacccgggttcgattcccagccagggcacacaggagaagcgcccatttgcttctccacccctccgccgtgctttcctctctgtctctctcttcccctcccgcagccaaggctccattggagcaaagatggcccgggcgctgggcatggctctgtggcctctgcctcaggcgctaaagtggctctggtcgcaacatggcgacgcccaggatgggcagagcatcgccccctggtgggcagagcatcacccctggtgggcgtgccgggtgattccggtcgggcgcatgcgggagtctgtctgactgtctctccctgtttccagcttcagaaaaaatggaaaaaataaaaataaaaaaataaaaataaaaacaaaggacaaTGTCCCAGAAGGTCTGTGTTCAAGGGAAACCAGGCCAACCGGTAGGGTCAGGGCCAAGTTAACCACCGGCCACTGCTGGCTCCTCACCGGACTGCCCTTCCCACCTTCCTCTGTTTCCTCCCCTGGGAACAAAGGGGAAATATTTCCATGATGAAGAGTTCTTTCACAGGGCTCTCCATGGGTCCCTTTAGGCAGCTCCTTGGGTAGCTTTTAAAGTATAATTCATGCGACAAGAAACTGGATGTGAAATGCTacatatatgattccatttatatgaaaaatcCAGAGAAAGCACATTTATAGAGACAAAAAGCAGACAGGCAGGTAGTTCCCTAAGGTCAGGGGTGGGGACTGACGTTGACTGCAAATGGGGTTATGATGGAGACATTCTAGAACTGGATGGTAGCGATGTTTGCGTAACTCAGTCAGTTTCCTAAAAATCAGGGACCATTACACAATACCTGTCGTAAAATAGGTGAATGTGATGGTATGTCAAGTACGCCTTCGTAAAAGCTGTAAGAAATAGAATTCACTTTGCAAATTTTAAGCAGACACCCAACTTGGACTAGATGGACAGGAAGGCTTATAGATAAATCTGGGGATGTGCACACGTGTCTAATGTTTGTTAAGTAAATTACCCTTAAAGTCCTAAAACCATTTTAAAGGAACTTATGGCACACGTTTTTGTCTGGGGAAGGACCCCCTTCCTCCTGGGGTGTGGGCCGCACCCCATAGCTCTGGTTTGCCGAGAGCGTGGCGCCACGGGAGCATGCCACTCTGTCTGCTCCTGCCGGGCAGGCCCGGGGCTGTCCCTGGGGTGTGCACGTGCCAGACACCAGTGACGCCCAAGCCTCAGCTTGGGGACGGCACTGGTGTGCCCTTCGTAGTATAAGAAGGCCGGTTTCATCTTAGTGGACTCACTCGTGGTGATTTAGATATGGCGCAGCTCTTTGCAATCCAGATATAGCCTCCCGTGTCGTATTTTCTCACCAAACGTGTTGGCATTCGGTTTTGTGAGGCTACGTGTTGTTTCCAGAGCAGAGAAATAAGCCACAGAAAGGTCAGGGCAATTTCTGCCTCAACAACATGAGTTTCAACAGGGACGGGCTCTACTGAGCTGATCAGGGCCCTGGGGATGCGGTGGCCTGGCCCTGGAGGGCGAGAGCTTCAGGTTTTAGCTGGAGTTCAATGACCACCTGTGCAGAAGGGCAGGGAGCCCTCTCAGACACTGATCCCAGCTGAAGTCCGTCACCCTCTGGCGGGTTCAGAGGTCAGGCAGAGGTGTCAAGGCCTGAGGACCTGCAGGTGCTGGAGATCTGAGTCTGAGACTCTGGGAGTCTTCAGGGCCTGCATTGGAGGCCTCCTCGCTCTTGGCCTCAGGGTCCAGCTTGTGGGTTTGAATGTGTCTTGTTTCTCCTCCTAAGACCGTCCTGGTTGATGCTAGttgttctctgcttctctctctctctctctctctctctctcgctgctTCCACCTCTCCTGGGGTCCCGAACTTCTCGGACACCCATGCCCCGcccccccactctccctccagtGAGCCGGTACATCCAGCAGTTGCGACACCAGCTGGGCCGCAACTCCAAGTTCATCCAGTGCTACTCGCAGAAGGAGGAGGTGCTGTTGGAGGACATGTACATGGACACCATCGTGGAGCTGGTCGGCTTCGGCAACGAGAGCCTGGGCAGCCTGGGCAGCCCGGCCTGCCTGCTGGACCACTCCACGGGCGTCCTCAACGAGCAAGGCGAGACCATCTTCGTCTTCGGGGACGCGGGCGTGGGCAAGTCCACGCTGCTGCAGCGGCTGCAGAGCCTCTGGGCCGCCGGCCAGCTGGACGCCGGGCTCAAGTTCTTCTTCCACTTCCGCTGCCGCATGTTCAGCTGCTTCAAGGACAGCGACGCGCTGTCGCTGCAGGACCTGCTGTTCAAGCACTACTGCTACCCGGAGCAGGACCCCGAGGAGGTGTTCGCCTTCCTGCTGCGCTTCCCCCACACGGCCCTCTTCACCTTCGACGGCCTGGACGAGCTGCACTCGGACTTCGACCTGAGCCGCGCGCCCGACGCCTCGTCGCCCTGGGAGCCCGCGCACCCGCTGGTCCTGCTGGCCGGCCTGCTCAGCGGCGTGCTGCTCAAGGGCGCCACCAAGCTGCTGACGGCCCGCACGGGCGTCGAGATCCCGCGCCAGCTCCTCCGGAAGAAGGTGCTGCTGCGGGGCTTCTCCCGCAGCCACCTGCGGGCCTACACGCGGAGGATGTTCCCGGACCGGGCGGTGCAGCGCAGCCTGCTGGACCAGCTGGAGGCCAACCCGCAGCTCTGCAGCCTGTGCGCCGTGCCGCTCTTCTGCTGGATCGTCTTCCGCTGCTTCCAGCACTTCCACGGCGCCGCCGCCGGCTGCGCGCGGCTGCCCAGCTGCACGGTGACCCTGACCGACGTCTTCCTGCTGGTCACCGAGGTCCACCTGAACAGGACGCAGCCCCGCAGCCTGGTGCAGCAGAACACGCGGAGCCAGGCGGAGACCTTCCGCACCGGCCGGGCCACCCTGCACTGGCTGGGCCGGGTGGCCCACTGGGGCATGGAGAAGAACCTCTTTGTCTTCAGCCAGGAGGAGGCGCAGGCCTCAGAGATGCAGGAGGGCGACCTGCGGCTGGGCCTCCTGCGGGCCGTGCCCGAGCTGGGCGTCGAAGGGGACCGGCCGGCCTATGAATTTTTCCACATCACCCTCCAGGCCTTCTTTGCTGCCTTCTTCCTCGTGGTGGATGACAAGGTGGGCACCCGGGGGCTGCTCCGCTTCTTCCAGGAGTGGGCGCCTCCCGGGGAGGCGGCGGCCGTGTCCTGTCCCCGCCGCTTCCTCCCTTTCCAGTGCCTGGGAGACGGTGGCCTGGCGGGGGAAGACCCCTTCAAGAACAAGGACCACTTTCAGTTCACCAACCTCTTCCTGTGCGGGCTGTTGTCCAAAGCCAAGCAGAGGCTCCTGCAGCACCTGGTGCCAGCGGCCACCCTGCGGAGGAAGCGCAGGGCCCTGTGGGCGCACCTGTCTGCCAGCCTGCGGTCCTACCTGAGGAACCTGCCCCGCGTCCAGTCCGGGGGCTTCAGCCAGGTGCAGGCCATGCCCACCTTCATCTGGATGCTTCGCTGCATCTATGAGACGCAGAGCGAGGGGGTGGGGCGGCTGGCGGCCCGGGGCATCTGCGCCAACTACCTTAAGCTGACCTACTGCAATGCCTGCTCGGCCGACTGCAGCGCCCTGGCCTTCGTCCTGCACCACTTCCGCCGGCGGCTGGCCCTCGACCTGGACAACAACAACCTCAACGACTACGGCGTGTGCGAGCTGAGGCCCTGCTTCAGCCGCCTCACCGTCATCAGGTGGGGCCACCCGGCGCGGGGGTGGCGGCAGGCTGCAGGGGGCCAGGCTGCGGACACCAGGAGTGGGGGGTCCCGGAATACCCTGGGAGCTACGACCGCTGGCCGTGGAACACCCAGACCTTCTCTGGGTCaggggggcagagggcaaggagccgaGCTTCAGAGCCGGAAGCACCTGCGTGAGCCCCAGCTGGGTGTCCCTGAACAcgctgcttaacctctctgagcctccgagTTCTCCTCTGGAAAAAGGAGATGCTCATATCCTAGCAATGACAGTAcggttgacccttgaacaatgcaggggttaGGGGTGCTACACTCCCCCCCCTCCAGCAGTCAAAAATCCACATAGAACTTTGACTCCAAACACTTAACTAATAGCCCACTGTGGCCTGGAGGCCTTACCAAGAATATAAACAGTTGATTAAGAcgtacatattttgtatgttacatGTATTATGTACTGTATTCTTATAATACAGTAGAATAagttagagaagagaaaatgcttttaagaaaatcataaagagaaaatatatgtatcttAAGCATTCATAACATACCtcactttttcttaatttttaaaaaatatttctaggctGTGAGGTTTTTCAAATTTTCGCAAATCTCcaaaaattttttcaatatatttatatttattgaaaacaatgcATGTGTAAATAAACCTGCAGAGTTCCAACCCATGCTGTTCAGGGGTCGACTATAATAACAATCAGCATTTATGGAGAATGGGTGAAGTCATTATATACATTACCTGATTTAATCTTCTTAACGCaacccaataagttcaataaaatttttaaaaaattaattaaaaaaagacacaatccTGTAAGGTAGATGCTGTTACTGTACTTTGGCAAATGAGGACgcggaggcacagagaagttaataagttgctcaaggtcacacagctgggctgTGGTGGAGCCAAAATTAAAAGGAACCTACCTTTCAAGATGTATGTGAGGCTCAGAGACAGCCCATGATTGCAGAAAAGGCAGACTTAGTGTCGTTGGCATTAGTTGCTTCCCATGATCAAAGCCAGCAGCTCGGAGCCAGGgatcttagtaaaaaaaaataccacttctTGATCAGTTTCCTGTTTGATGGTTAAGAGAGGCCTGTCTGCTTTCTTCTACTAGCATTTCCTGTATACACCTTGTAAATCTCTGGGGCGTGCATagcgggggggaaggggggggtgtCGTTAGTTCTCTGTTGTGTGGCTCATGCATTTCTGGAGAGCAGAGGGGATTTGCCATTGTTTCTGGGTACTTGTTACACCAATACCAGAGTATAGTTTGTGTGGGGACGGTGGGATACAGGGAGCCCAGGGCGGCCCTGAGCTGGGAACCGGGAGGCCTGGAGTCTGTTCTTTGTGCTCAGCCAGCATCTCTCTGTCGGCAACCACACACTCAGTGCCTCCCCGAGCTCATCTCACGAGATGGAAACTCCGCACCAGTGCAGTGGTCTTGCCCCAGGCAGCTGTCCCCAAATTTCTCACCACACCGGAAAGGAGAAAGCAGGAAGAAAAGGGCCATCCCAGGGAAACAGGTTGCATTCCCTTaggaccctggtcggcaaaccgcggctcgcgagccacacgcAGCTCTTTGACCCCTTCAGTGTGGCTCTCCCACAAAATAGCCCGTGCGGGCGgtacctcgataagaaatgtacctacctatatagtttaagtttaaaaattttggcactccaaagaaatttcaatcgttgtattgttgatatttggctctgttgactaatgagtttgccgaccactgccttagggtatCAGTTAGGATTAATTTTGGCTAAGagagaaaattcaaaatattggTGTTTACAAGCTTTCTTGTCTCTCATGCAAACGCCTACAGGAGGGGCCGTCCTGGGCTGCTGTGGCGCTCCCAGGACCCTCAAGAGCTCAGGCTCTCTTCTGCCTTGCTACCCCGCTGCCCTTACTACCTGACTTCCACCTCTTGACCCAAGATGGCTGCTGAAGCTCCGGCCATCCAGTCAACATTCTAGCcaccaggaagaaggaggggcAAAGAAGGGGGCACACCCTACTGTTTTAAGAAGACTTTTCAGTTATGCCTAGTGAATCTTGTGCTTAAATTTCATGGGGCAGAACTTATACACAAACGATGCCCAGCCACAAAATGAGGGATGCTGTTCCTAATAAGAAAGCAGAGATATTGGGAGTGGCTAGTAGCTTCTGCCACCCTGGGATGGCAATGCATTGTGCAAACACACTGTGCCCCAGCACGAAGGTGGGTACCCTTCTGGCAGAGGGGCCCAGAGTGTCTGACCTGATCATTTGAATGAGGCCTAAAAACACAGCTTTTACCTGTTCAGCCTTTTACTTATTAAAAAGGTCAACACCTGGGCCTAATATGGCCCACGGCTGGCGTTCGTAGATGAAGTgctattggaacacagccacagccACTTGTTTATATACTGGCTGCTTCACACTAAGGAGCTGAGTGGCATGGAGGCCGCCCACACGTGCAGGGTATCAGAGGTGGCTGTCCCTGTGTCCTCCCTGTGTCCTCCGTAGTCCTTGTGTTGAATCAGGGCTGTGCTGCCGTCTCACTATGTGTTCGTTCTGGGTGGGTCTATCAGCTCCACAATGACCAGGCTCTTTGGGGGCTGTCTGTCTGCTGCTACAGCCCTTCCCTCAGGGGGCACCGAGAGCAGGAAAAGTCCAGGACCCATGGGCTTCTGATCCTCGTGACACGAGTGCACCCTCTTAGAGAGCAGCTGCTCCGGTGTGTAACTTCCTCTGCTGTCTCGTTTCAGACTCAGCGTCAACCAGATCACTGACAGTGGGGTCAAGGTGCTGTACGAAGAGCTGACCAAGTACAAAATCCTGACGTTTTTAGGGTATGTATTTCTCAAGAGCCCTGGGCCAGCCATGTAGTAGTAATACAGAACAGCAGGAAACGGCCCTTCGCGTGAGTGACCAGATGGTTGGGATTCACGGCCAAGGGCACCAGGAAGAGTGCTGGACTGGGAGCCGAGAGTCCTGGGTCCTGCCTTGGGTTCAGCTGGTGGCCCTGCGGGGCCATGGTCTCCTTGCTTGTGTAACTGGGATCCTAATAGTTCAAGCAAGTGGCTTCACTCTTGGTGGCGGGGGGACACAGTGAGAGACCATCTCGGGATACGCTTTATAAACACTGGAGTACCATTTATGTATCAGACTTCACTGCTATGGGTCCACGAGCCCCTTGTCCAGAACCTGGGGAAGACGCACATCAGAACTCAGCGTGCGTGCCACACAGCAGTGACAGCGGGGTCTAGGACAGTACCCCATTTTTAAATACTTGAATATTTCTGCAGCCAGTTGGGATAAAGACCACTAATAGCTCTGTATCAGTTGCCAAAGTAATTTTGAAAAGCTTTGGGTTTTCAGAGCCTGGAATTTCAAAGTTGGAGATAAAAGATTGTGGGCCCATCCGGCCTGCCCCATGGCCACTGTTGACTCTGTAAGCTGGAGCCCGCTGGTCagcctctttgggcctcagttcccTAAGCTGATGAATGAGGACATGGACACACAGGGTGCCAGGCTGCCTCTCAGCTCGGGAGCAGCGAGGAACCCTTGAATCCTGTCTGGTTCCCACGTTCAGCTGCTTTGAGTGTACTGTTGAACTGGCAACAAGGGGTAAAATGACTAAAAGGTAGACAGTGAGGAGGTCCCAACACTCAGAGACTTCCTTCCGTCGAGAGGCTCATtggtatatttatctaaaaataccCATCGCCCGCCATCTATCAAGCTCTTATAGGCAAGGGCTTGGAATGGTCTCACGTAATCCCTATGACAACCCCGTCAGGGAACTATCACTCTTACCCCAGtattacagatggagaaactgaggcacagagccgTTATGTAACTTGCCCTAGGCCATCAAGCTGGAAAGTGGTTTCGAACGCAGCCTCTGAGCCCCCAGAGCTGGTCTCCATgtgccctttctttcttctcttaacCCAGACTTGGGAAAACAGACAGCGCAtgctcagtttaaaaaaaaagggggtgtggCCATCAAGACAACAGCG is drawn from Saccopteryx leptura isolate mSacLep1 chromosome 12, mSacLep1_pri_phased_curated, whole genome shotgun sequence and contains these coding sequences:
- the NOD1 gene encoding nucleotide-binding oligomerization domain-containing protein 1, whose translation is METRGGGEMEITPFEFLHRHIQLLKTNRELLVTHIRNTQCLVDNLLQNDYFSAEDAEIVGACPTQPDKVRKVLDLVQSKGEEVSEFFLYVLQKLADAYVDLRPWLSEIGFSPSELIRSKAVVNTDPVSRYIQQLRHQLGRNSKFIQCYSQKEEVLLEDMYMDTIVELVGFGNESLGSLGSPACLLDHSTGVLNEQGETIFVFGDAGVGKSTLLQRLQSLWAAGQLDAGLKFFFHFRCRMFSCFKDSDALSLQDLLFKHYCYPEQDPEEVFAFLLRFPHTALFTFDGLDELHSDFDLSRAPDASSPWEPAHPLVLLAGLLSGVLLKGATKLLTARTGVEIPRQLLRKKVLLRGFSRSHLRAYTRRMFPDRAVQRSLLDQLEANPQLCSLCAVPLFCWIVFRCFQHFHGAAAGCARLPSCTVTLTDVFLLVTEVHLNRTQPRSLVQQNTRSQAETFRTGRATLHWLGRVAHWGMEKNLFVFSQEEAQASEMQEGDLRLGLLRAVPELGVEGDRPAYEFFHITLQAFFAAFFLVVDDKVGTRGLLRFFQEWAPPGEAAAVSCPRRFLPFQCLGDGGLAGEDPFKNKDHFQFTNLFLCGLLSKAKQRLLQHLVPAATLRRKRRALWAHLSASLRSYLRNLPRVQSGGFSQVQAMPTFIWMLRCIYETQSEGVGRLAARGICANYLKLTYCNACSADCSALAFVLHHFRRRLALDLDNNNLNDYGVCELRPCFSRLTVIRLSVNQITDSGVKVLYEELTKYKILTFLGLYNNQITDVGAGYIARILDECKGLTHLKLGKNEITSEGGKCLALAVKNSKSISEIGMWGNHIGDEGAKAFAEALKNHPSLTNLSLAFNGISTEGGKSLARALQQNASLRIFWLTKNELDDEVAESLAEMLQVNQTLKHLWLIQNQITARGVARLAEALQKNTGIMEICLNGNLIKPEEAQAFEGEKRLVCF